The following nucleotide sequence is from Streptomyces brevispora.
CGCTTTGCCGGGCTGGGCGCCGAGAGGGACACCGTGGATGTCGGCGTCTACTGCGGCTCGGGCGTCTCCGGTGCCCATGAGGTGCTGGCGCTGGAGATCGCCGGATACCGGGCCGCTCTCTACGCGGGCTCCTGGTCGCAGTGGTCGGGCGACGAGTCCCGTCCGGTCGCCACGGGACCGGACCCCCAGTAACGGAACGGCCGCCCGCGGTAAGGAGACGGCTGTTCTCGGTAACGGGACGGTCGCTCCCGACAACGGGACGGCAGGCGGGAAACGCCGCCACGGGTTACGTCCGGGCAGCGCGCAGGGGCCCGTACACGATTGCGTACGGGCCCCCGTCACGCTGCGGTCACCCGGTTCAGTCCTGCTTCTTGCGGCGTGTGCCGAAGACGATCTCGTCCCAGCTCGGCACCGCGGCCCGGCGGCCCGGCCGGACGCCGTCCGCCTCGGCCTGGCGGTCCGTCGTCCCGGTCAGCCGGTCACGGTGACCGGCGACCGCGCGAGGCATCAGCACATCCGCGTAAGCGGCACCCGCGCCCGCGGAAGCCGCCGGGGCGGGCGGCTTCTCGGCCTCCGGCTCGTGCACGGCCGGTTCCAGCGCCGGGGGCTCGGGCGGCGAGGGCCGCTCCGGTACGACCATGTCGCCGCGGAAGCTGGGTACGGCCTCCAGAAGACTGGTGAGCGAATCGCGTTCGCTCGCCGTGACCCCGCCGATGCGCTCCTCGGGCTCCGGGGGCGGAGGCGGGGCGGGGCGCTCCATCTGACGGTCGAGGGCGCGGTCCAGCGGCCGATCGCGCGGCAGCCGGGCGATCCGGGGGACGAACGGGAAGCTGGGTTCGGGCGCGGCGACGTCGTCGGTCTCGCCGATCAGCGAGCGCGCCTCGTCGTCCACTGCCTGGACGAGCCGGCGCGGGGCGTCGTACGTCCAGCTCGCCGAGTGCGGCTCGCCGGCGACCCGGTACACCAGGAGGACCTCCCAGGTGCCGTCGTCGCGGCGCCAGGAGTCCCACTGAACGGTTTCCTTGTCGGCGCCGCGCAGCAGGAGGCGTTCCTGCACGGCCTCGCCGAGCTGGGGGCCGGCGTTCTCGCCGGGACGGCGCACGGGAGTCTTGCGGGCCCGCTCGGCCATGAAGGCGCGCTCCGCGAGCACGGGGCCCTCGAAGCGGCGGACACGGTCGACCGGAATCCCGGCGAACTGAGCGACTTCCTCCGCCGAGGCACCGGCTCGTATCCGGGCCTGGATGTCGCGGGGACGGAGGTGGCTCTCCACCTCGATCTCGATCTGGCCGAGCCGCGCGCGGTCGTTGCGCACGGCGGCTCGAAGCCGCTCGTCGATCGGAAGCGTGTACTCCGTGCTGTCCGCAGCCTTGAGCACCAGTCGTGTGCCGTCGTTGGAGACGGCCACGACACGCAGTTCGGGCATGGGAACCTCCCGGGTGGTGCCTGCCGACGTCACGTGCGTCGCTGCTTCCGCTAGTCGAGTGTGGCCTGCCCGACCGCAGCCTGCCACAACATTGCCGTGTTGCCCGGCGTGTCGGGCGTGAGCCCTTGATCGCCAGTGTGGCACGGTGACCTCTTGCGCAACGCAAAGTGACCGTCGGTCGCTCCGCGTAGCCAGCCTCCGTGCGATGCTGTGACGCCGCTGGATCGAGTGCCTCCGTCGGCCCCCTCCCGAAGGTTCCGGACTTCCACGCGGGAGTCCGGCCCCAGGGCTCGCCACAGTACTCCATTCGGGCCATGTGGGTGGACCGCCGCGCCGCCGAAGTTCTCGTGGGGCGCAGGAGTTGAGTACCCGGCCGGCTGCGGGATGCCCCTCTTGCGTGTCCTGCTTCACAGAATCACCGTAAACGGAACTATCGGCTTCGCTCATATGTCCCTTGTTGTTGCATGGTGGGAGAGATGTCAATCAAGGGCTGGAAATGGTGCAGAAGCCGGAAAGTGACACAGAACCCAGAGAAAGGCGGATAGACCTCAGCTTGCCCCAGGTCGCGGGCAGCGCCGTGGCGGCGGTCGCGGCGGCGGTGGCGGCCTCACAACTGGGCGTGTACGGAACGATTCTCGGCGCCGGAGTGATGAGCGTCGTGGCCACCTGCGGCGGCTCGGTCTTCCAGCACTTCTTCCGCCGTACGGGTGAACAGATCCGCGAGGTCACGGTCCAGGTGAAGCACCCGGACCGCGAGGTGACCGTGCACACGCGCCAGACGCGTGATGCCGGTGACGCGGACGGGACGTGGGGGACACCCGAGACGCATGTCGCCGTGCGGGAGGCGGAAGGATCCGCCGACGCCACCGCTGTGCCGCGCACGATGGACGCCACGACGGTCCTGCGCCGGGTGGACGCGGTGACCGCTCCCGAAGACGCGGACGCCACAACAATCCTGCGCGCCGTGGACGACGCCACCGTCCTGCGCCGGGTGTCCGACGACCCCGGGCGTACCCGGCCGATCGCGGCGCTCGACGGAGCCCGGCCGCTCGCGACGGGTCCCGGGACCGGGGAGGACGCGTTCTCGCAGGCGACCACGCACGGCACCCGGATCCGCGGTTGGAAGCGCTCGGTGCTCGGCGCCGCCATGGTGTTCGCCGTCTCGATGGCCGGGATCACCACGTTCGAACTGGTCTCGGGCAACGACCTGAGCGGCGGTCGGGGAACGACCGTGGGCTCCGTCGTACGCGGCGAGCCGGGAGGGGCTCCGGCCGACCCCGCACCGTCGGGCAGCACCGCCCCGGACCACGAGCCGACCCCGGGCCAGGACAACGGCACGACGCCCGGCACCGCCCCGCAGGACGGACCGAGCCGGAGCCCGGAGCCGGACCGGGGGGACAACTCCACGGCCGACCCGACACCCACCCCCACCCCGTCGGGCTCCGCGGAGGACGGCCCGGACCAGTCGCCCACGCCCACGCCTTCGGCGACCGGTGACGGCAGCAGCACCGCCCCCGGCTTGGCCGGCACGGGCAGCGCCCCGGCGCAGCAGGA
It contains:
- the sepH gene encoding septation protein SepH, translated to MPELRVVAVSNDGTRLVLKAADSTEYTLPIDERLRAAVRNDRARLGQIEIEVESHLRPRDIQARIRAGASAEEVAQFAGIPVDRVRRFEGPVLAERAFMAERARKTPVRRPGENAGPQLGEAVQERLLLRGADKETVQWDSWRRDDGTWEVLLVYRVAGEPHSASWTYDAPRRLVQAVDDEARSLIGETDDVAAPEPSFPFVPRIARLPRDRPLDRALDRQMERPAPPPPPEPEERIGGVTASERDSLTSLLEAVPSFRGDMVVPERPSPPEPPALEPAVHEPEAEKPPAPAASAGAGAAYADVLMPRAVAGHRDRLTGTTDRQAEADGVRPGRRAAVPSWDEIVFGTRRKKQD